One Rhodoferax sp. GW822-FHT02A01 genomic window, GCCGAGCACGGCGGCAGTTTTCCCATCCGCGTCAAAGGCGTGGGCTGTGTGGGCGCGGTGACTGTCTCTGGCGTGCCGCAACGTGAAGATCACGCCATCGTGGTGGAAGCGCTGGCCGAACTCTGCGGTATCCCACTGGCCGAGGTCGCGCTGGAGCCCTGAGTGCCCCGGTCAATGGCGAGCTAGCGGCGGCGCGCAGAGCGTACGCCCTGCAGCTCGCTCACAATGCCCAGCACCCGCGCCAGCCGCCCGGACTCAGACACCTCCACGGTGAAGGTCATCCAGGCGGTGCCCTTGATGGTCTGGGTCTGCACACCGATCACGTTCATCTTTTCCTTGGCAAAGACCTCGGAAATATCGCGCAGAAGGCCCTGTCGGTCATGGGCCTCGATCGCCACGTCCACCGGGTAGACCCTGGCATCCTTGCCCGGCTGCGTACCCCAGGCCACGTCGATGCAGCGGTCGCCGCTGCGTTGGATCATGTTGCGCAGGTTGGAGCAGTCGGCCCGGTGCACGCTCACGCCCTTGCCACGGGTCACAAAGCCGATGATGAGGTCCGGTGGCGCCGGTTTACAGCAATTGGCCAACTGGGTCATGAGCGAATCCACGCCCACCACCAGCACGCCGCCCTTGCCGGTCTGCCGCGATGTGCTGGGCTTCTTGAGTAGCGGTACTTCGTCCTGCTCGGGTGCCGGCTCCGGCGGGCGCAACACGATCTCGATGTTGCGCAGCGAGAATTCATCCTTTCCCACCACCTCGAACAGGTCGTCGGCGGAATTGAAACCCAGTTGGGATGCCAGGTCGTCCAGTTTGATGGCCGTCTTGCCTTCGCGCTGCAGCAGCTTTTCCACGGCTTCGCGGCCCTTGGAAAGCGTTTCACCCATGGCCTGGGCGTTGAACCAGGCGCGCACCTTGGCCCGCGCCCGGTGACTGGCCAGGAAACCCAGCTCGGGGTTGAGCCAGTCGCGTGAAGGGCCGCCTTCCTTGACGGTGGTCACTTCCACGGTCTGACCGTTTTTCAGCGGTGTGTTGAGCGGCACCATTTGGCCGTCCACCTTGGCACCCCGGCAGCGATGACCCAGGCTGGTGTGCACGCTGTAGGCAAAGTCCACTGCGGTGGCGCCCTTGGGCAATTCCACCACGGCGGCATCGGGTGTCAACACGTAGATGCGGTCGTCCAGCAGGGCGGCGTCCTGTGCGCCGCTTTGGGCGCCCTCGCCCTCCTGTGCGCCCGACAGATCCCGCTCCCAGGCCAGCAACTGGCGCAGCACGGCGATCTTGGCGTCGTACTCACTGCTGGCGGAAACGCCCGCGTAGCCCTTGGTGCCCGCCTCCTTGTAGGCCCAGTGCGCGGCCACACCGTGCTCGGCATGGTCATGCATGGCTTGCGTGCGCAGTTGCACCTCAATAGGCTTACCCGCCTTGTCCCGCACCACGGTGTGCAATGACTGGTAACCATTGGCCTTGGGCCGGGCAATGTAGTCGTCGAACTCGTCGGTCAGCGGCGTGAAATGATCGTGCACCCAGGCCAGCGCCGCGTAGCAATCGGGAATGGTGGGCACCACAATGCGCAGCGCCCGGATATCGTAGACCTGCTCGAAGCCCAGGGACTTGCCGCGCATCTTCTTGACGATGCTGTAGATGTGCTTGGGGCGGCCCTGCACCATGGCCTGTATGCCCTGTGCCGCCAGGTCCTGCACCATTTGCTGGCGAAGCGCTTCCACCGACGCCTCGCGCTCGGTGCGCTTTTCGTCCAGCAGCCGGGCGACCTGGCGATAGGTTTCGGGCTCAAGAAAGCGAAAGGACAGGTCCTCCAGCTCCCATTTGATTTCCCAGATTCCCAGCCGGTTGGCCAAAGGCGCGAAGACCTGCAGCGATTCCCTGGCTAGGCCAGGAGGCACGGGCAGCTTGGTGGCGGCAAAGAAGCGCAGCGTCTGCAGTCGTGACGCCAGTCGCAACATCACCACACGCAGGTCACGCGAAAACGCCAGCAGCATCTTGCGCACGCTCTCGGTTTGCGCAGCGGCGGTCTGCGCCATGGGTGCGTTGCTTCCGGCATGGGTCGCCGAGTTCTGCGCGGCGCGCGCCATGCGCTGCACCCGCACCAGCTTGGTGGTCTCCATGGCCAGGTTGGCAAAATTCTCACCAAAGGCCTTGGCGATCACATCATGCGGCTTGTTCAGGTGGTCGCAGGCATAGACCAGGTAGCAGGCGGCCTGCATAGCCTCCGAACCACCGATGGATTTCAGGATGGCGGCCACGGCATCGGCGTGCGCCAGGATGTTCTCACCCGTATCCAGGGTTTCGCTGGTGAGCAGGGGCTCGGCAAATGCGCGCGCGCGCGCCAGCGCACCGACTTGCTCGGGCAGGGCCTCCCCAGCAAGGGCAATCACAGGAGGCGGAACCGTGCTGCCATATTCGGCAGATGTACTTTTCATAAATGGGTGCGCACAAGCGTCTGGTTACGGTCAGTCCAGCAGGAAGGAGCACACCGCGCCCACCTGCTCGTCCGTGACAAAGGTGGGCGCATGCCCCACGCCGGCAAACTCGAGCAAACGGGCCCGCGGCCCGCGTTGTGTCATCTGGTGGGCAGTCTGGGCGGACAACAAATCCGACTCCGCCCCCCTTACCAGCAGAGTCTGCGCAGTGAGGCTGTCATACAGCTGCCACAGTGCCGCTTCGCCCTG contains:
- a CDS encoding bifunctional (p)ppGpp synthetase/guanosine-3',5'-bis(diphosphate) 3'-pyrophosphohydrolase — translated: MKSTSAEYGSTVPPPVIALAGEALPEQVGALARARAFAEPLLTSETLDTGENILAHADAVAAILKSIGGSEAMQAACYLVYACDHLNKPHDVIAKAFGENFANLAMETTKLVRVQRMARAAQNSATHAGSNAPMAQTAAAQTESVRKMLLAFSRDLRVVMLRLASRLQTLRFFAATKLPVPPGLARESLQVFAPLANRLGIWEIKWELEDLSFRFLEPETYRQVARLLDEKRTEREASVEALRQQMVQDLAAQGIQAMVQGRPKHIYSIVKKMRGKSLGFEQVYDIRALRIVVPTIPDCYAALAWVHDHFTPLTDEFDDYIARPKANGYQSLHTVVRDKAGKPIEVQLRTQAMHDHAEHGVAAHWAYKEAGTKGYAGVSASSEYDAKIAVLRQLLAWERDLSGAQEGEGAQSGAQDAALLDDRIYVLTPDAAVVELPKGATAVDFAYSVHTSLGHRCRGAKVDGQMVPLNTPLKNGQTVEVTTVKEGGPSRDWLNPELGFLASHRARAKVRAWFNAQAMGETLSKGREAVEKLLQREGKTAIKLDDLASQLGFNSADDLFEVVGKDEFSLRNIEIVLRPPEPAPEQDEVPLLKKPSTSRQTGKGGVLVVGVDSLMTQLANCCKPAPPDLIIGFVTRGKGVSVHRADCSNLRNMIQRSGDRCIDVAWGTQPGKDARVYPVDVAIEAHDRQGLLRDISEVFAKEKMNVIGVQTQTIKGTAWMTFTVEVSESGRLARVLGIVSELQGVRSARRR